From one Gemella morbillorum genomic stretch:
- a CDS encoding MarR family winged helix-turn-helix transcriptional regulator — protein sequence MKYLHEVSFTTSKQLAQSLEIDVAAITRHVKVLEQEGYVIKRRNELNNREIFIELSQKALDEIGRCEKETNVRDIIGEEFTTEDLQNLVQLLNKFNKNFK from the coding sequence CTTTTACTACCTCAAAACAGTTAGCTCAAAGTTTAGAAATAGATGTAGCAGCAATAACTAGACACGTAAAAGTACTAGAGCAAGAGGGTTATGTTATAAAACGTCGTAACGAGCTTAATAATAGAGAAATTTTTATTGAACTTTCACAGAAGGCCCTTGATGAGATAGGTCGTTGCGAAAAAGAAACTAATGTTAGGGATATAATAGGAGAAGAATTCACTACCGAAGATTTACAAAATCTAGTTCAACTATTAAATAAATTTAACAAAAATTTTAAATAA